A genomic segment from Mycoplasma sp. 1018B encodes:
- the atpA gene encoding F0F1 ATP synthase subunit alpha, protein MANSIHDISAIIKDRIKRFNASKIDHSEIGHIVTIGDGIALVSGLEQAKNGEIITFKNDIYGLVLNLEEEVIGVAIFGDANSLAEGDECKCTGEVISVPVGNALVGRVIDSLGQPIDGKGKIETDKYSEIFKVAPGVMTRKEVNQPLSTGILAIDSMIPIGKGQRELIIGDRQTGKSAIAIDTIINQKGKNVKCVYVAIGQKNSTIAQIVQKLKDKGAMAYTTVVVSGASELAPQQYIAPYAGVTIAEEWMSKGEDVLIVYDDLSKHAVAYRTLSLLLRRPPGREAYPGDVFYLHSQLLERAARVTAEYGGGSITALPIVETQQGDISAYIPTNVISITDGQIFTKESLFNSGQRPAVDVGFSVSRVGSSAQIKAIKEVSSSLKLELAQYNEMLAFAQFGSDLDESTKNILNHGAKVYEFLKQEQYSPLSQMVQVAILLSIKEKLINPIPLNEIKNFKIEIIKFMSETAQGDDLAKKIKANNNALNDEIRLELTQALIQIVNKIINSIPNYNPNEHLSIPEKWLENK, encoded by the coding sequence ATGGCTAATTCAATCCATGATATTTCAGCTATTATCAAAGATAGAATTAAACGTTTTAACGCCTCAAAAATTGATCATTCAGAAATAGGCCATATTGTTACTATTGGAGATGGAATAGCACTAGTTAGTGGTTTAGAACAAGCAAAGAATGGTGAAATCATAACTTTTAAAAATGATATTTATGGTTTAGTTTTAAATCTTGAAGAAGAAGTTATAGGTGTGGCTATTTTTGGTGATGCTAATAGCCTTGCAGAAGGTGACGAATGTAAATGTACTGGAGAAGTTATTTCTGTGCCTGTTGGTAATGCTTTAGTTGGTAGAGTTATAGATTCTTTAGGTCAACCAATAGATGGTAAAGGTAAAATTGAAACTGATAAATATAGTGAAATTTTTAAAGTCGCTCCCGGAGTTATGACCAGAAAAGAAGTTAATCAACCTCTTTCAACTGGTATTTTAGCAATTGATTCAATGATTCCTATTGGTAAAGGACAAAGAGAATTAATTATTGGTGATAGACAAACTGGCAAAAGTGCTATAGCAATAGATACAATTATTAATCAAAAAGGTAAAAATGTTAAATGCGTTTATGTTGCCATAGGACAAAAAAATTCTACTATTGCACAAATAGTACAAAAATTAAAAGATAAAGGCGCAATGGCATATACAACAGTGGTTGTTTCAGGAGCGAGTGAATTAGCTCCGCAACAATATATAGCTCCTTATGCAGGAGTAACAATTGCTGAAGAATGAATGTCAAAAGGTGAAGATGTATTAATTGTTTATGATGATTTATCAAAACATGCAGTTGCTTATAGAACATTATCATTATTATTAAGAAGACCTCCAGGCAGAGAAGCTTATCCAGGCGATGTGTTTTACTTACATTCACAATTGTTAGAAAGAGCAGCTAGGGTTACAGCTGAATATGGTGGCGGTTCTATTACTGCTTTACCAATTGTTGAAACACAACAAGGTGATATTTCAGCTTACATTCCAACAAATGTTATTTCTATTACCGATGGACAAATTTTTACTAAAGAATCATTATTTAATTCAGGTCAAAGACCGGCAGTTGATGTGGGTTTTTCTGTTAGTCGGGTAGGTTCGAGTGCACAAATTAAAGCCATCAAAGAGGTTTCTTCATCCTTAAAATTAGAATTAGCTCAGTATAATGAAATGTTAGCTTTTGCTCAATTTGGTTCTGATTTAGATGAATCTACAAAAAATATTTTAAATCATGGAGCTAAAGTTTACGAATTTTTAAAACAAGAGCAATACTCACCATTATCTCAAATGGTACAAGTAGCAATTTTATTAAGTATTAAAGAAAAATTAATTAATCCTATTCCGTTAAACGAAATTAAAAATTTTAAAATAGAAATTATTAAATTTATGAGTGAAACAGCTCAAGGCGATGATTTAGCTAAAAAAATTAAAGCAAATAATAATGCTTTAAATGATGAAATTAGATTAGAATTAACTCAAGCTTTAATTCAAATTGTAAATAAAATAATTAATAGTATTCCTAATTATAATCCTAACGAGCATTTATCAATACCAGAAAAATGATTAGAAAATAAATAA
- the atpH gene encoding ATP synthase F1 subunit delta, with product MFKKANLEAYALALYELSMEMQVAHETSLLITSLYKEIKKDKSFINYLRDNEKTFDQKYQYIDNIFADFQKNQITKDFLKVVVEHKAINHLQRIISTYLKLVNNHLNIKFAKIYSAFPISEEKLNLIKEKLEKDYNCLFDIENKIDPNIISGFKIRMDSYIIENSIGSKLNQLTNLMKQKNEGGIDG from the coding sequence ATGTTTAAAAAAGCTAATTTAGAAGCTTATGCACTTGCATTGTATGAATTATCAATGGAAATGCAAGTAGCACATGAAACATCTTTATTAATAACGAGTTTATATAAAGAAATTAAAAAAGACAAAAGTTTTATTAATTATCTTAGAGATAACGAAAAAACTTTTGATCAAAAATATCAATATATTGATAATATTTTTGCTGATTTTCAAAAAAATCAAATTACTAAAGATTTTCTTAAAGTAGTTGTAGAACATAAGGCTATAAATCATTTGCAAAGAATCATAAGTACTTATTTAAAATTAGTAAATAATCATTTAAATATTAAATTTGCTAAAATTTATAGCGCTTTTCCTATTAGTGAAGAAAAGTTAAATTTAATTAAAGAAAAATTAGAAAAAGATTATAACTGTTTATTTGACATAGAAAACAAAATTGATCCTAATATAATTAGTGGTTTTAAAATCAGAATGGATAGTTACATAATTGAAAATTCAATTGGTTCTAAATTAAATCAATTGACAAATTTAATGAAACAAAAAAATGAAGGAGGAATAGATGGCTAA
- the atpF gene encoding F0F1 ATP synthase subunit B, whose protein sequence is MSNFLNTVTVWAEISNQANAETANNSISLSEELKEKFEKIFPSWPMMLATLIALILVIIIIYFLAHKPINKAIKARQKFIQDNIDSATNLKLQSQEQLNQANLKLAQAQEEAARIIQEGTNRSNKQALEMIEDARKTSKRMIEEARMDVKKQKEEFLDETRNQIAEVASQLSRQILKGSVNKDIEDEIINEFLKQDKF, encoded by the coding sequence ATGTCTAATTTTTTAAATACAGTAACTGTTTGAGCTGAAATTTCTAATCAGGCAAATGCAGAAACAGCAAATAATTCCATTTCATTAAGCGAAGAATTAAAGGAAAAATTTGAAAAAATTTTTCCTTCTTGACCAATGATGTTAGCAACTTTAATTGCTTTAATTTTAGTAATAATAATAATTTATTTTTTAGCACATAAACCAATAAACAAAGCTATTAAAGCAAGACAAAAATTTATTCAAGATAATATTGATAGTGCAACAAATTTAAAATTGCAATCACAAGAGCAATTAAATCAAGCTAATTTGAAATTAGCTCAAGCACAAGAAGAAGCTGCTCGTATTATTCAAGAAGGAACAAATCGTTCAAACAAACAAGCTTTAGAAATGATAGAAGATGCGAGAAAAACTTCTAAAAGAATGATAGAAGAAGCTCGAATGGATGTAAAAAAACAAAAAGAAGAATTTTTAGATGAAACTAGAAATCAAATTGCAGAGGTAGCAAGTCAATTATCTAGACAAATTTTAAAAGGCTCAGTTAATAAAGACATAGAAGATGAAATAATTAATGAGTTTCTTAAACAGGATAAATTTTAA
- the atpE gene encoding ATP synthase F0 subunit C, which produces MEQNFSEIGKGLVAIAAGLSMIGVIGTGLGQGIAAGKAAEAVGRNPEAQSKIRTMLLIGSGVAESAAIYSLVIALIILFAFN; this is translated from the coding sequence ATGGAACAAAATTTTAGTGAAATTGGTAAAGGTTTAGTTGCAATAGCGGCTGGATTATCAATGATTGGTGTTATTGGCACGGGTTTAGGGCAAGGAATAGCGGCTGGAAAAGCTGCAGAAGCTGTTGGTAGAAATCCTGAAGCACAATCAAAAATTCGTACAATGTTATTAATTGGTAGTGGTGTTGCTGAATCGGCTGCTATTTATTCTCTTGTTATTGCCCTAATTATTCTTTTTGCTTTTAATTAA
- a CDS encoding F0F1 ATP synthase subunit A has protein sequence MEKIAENFSKWNHPQLFSLFLTVIICLILGLIIVIEIKRTSKPNKAPSAFLIIMEGYVTTIDNMFDETTQGKIKGSRIYIFGLSTFLLIGNLVAPLGVEPIVSSYSIPLTLALISWLGIFVVGIIHQKWKFFLKYLLNPVEVIGQFAPLISLSFRIFGNIVGGGTILFLVYWFFGYLWRLIPGQEANNLFFFGIIITPFLHMYFDLFGALIQALIFSTLTVVYWTSQIDDEPKVEKKSKIKTVLTKQNIY, from the coding sequence ATGGAGAAAATCGCAGAAAATTTTAGTAAGTGAAATCATCCACAATTATTTTCATTATTTTTAACTGTTATTATTTGTTTGATTTTGGGTTTGATTATAGTTATTGAAATTAAACGCACTTCAAAACCAAATAAAGCTCCTAGTGCCTTTTTAATTATTATGGAAGGTTATGTAACAACTATTGATAATATGTTTGATGAAACAACACAGGGTAAAATTAAAGGCTCGAGAATATATATATTTGGGTTATCTACATTTTTATTAATTGGTAATTTGGTAGCACCATTAGGAGTTGAACCAATAGTTAGTTCGTATTCAATCCCTTTAACTTTGGCTTTAATTAGTTGATTAGGAATTTTTGTAGTGGGTATTATTCATCAAAAATGAAAATTTTTCCTAAAATATTTATTAAATCCTGTTGAAGTGATTGGACAATTTGCCCCACTAATTTCTTTAAGTTTTCGTATTTTTGGAAATATAGTAGGAGGGGGAACAATTTTATTTTTAGTTTATTGATTTTTTGGTTATCTTTGAAGATTAATACCAGGTCAAGAAGCAAATAATTTATTTTTCTTTGGAATAATTATTACACCTTTTTTACACATGTATTTTGATCTTTTTGGAGCTCTTATTCAAGCATTAATTTTTTCAACTTTAACTGTTGTTTATTGAACGAGCCAAATTGATGATGAACCCAAAGTAGAAAAAAAATCAAAAATAAAAACTGTTCTAACAAAACAAAATATTTATTAA
- the ffh gene encoding signal recognition particle protein produces MLNFLENRIQKSIAKIAKKSIVHESDILETTREIKMALLEADVNLKVVKDFIANVKEKALNSSLVGSLNASQQMIKIVHQELQDILGGKVQEINIHHRPFIILMTGLQGSGKTTAAAKLAYFLRKKNYVNKPLLVAADIYRPAAVQQLVTLAKSIQVDYFEKGIQETPQNIVKESLIFAQNNKNDLIIIDTAGRLAIDENLMQELSDLKYITKPHEILFVADAMSGQDILNVAQTFNEKLKLNAAIITKLDSDARGGAALSITKMLNIPIKFIGTGEKISNLDLFYPDRMADRILGMGDVLSLIEKAEEVFDEQGAKNTVNKIMSGKFDLDDLMQNLAQMRKMGKMSKIIKMIPGLANKISDDKIEQAEEKFKTYEILINSMTLKERKNPKLLRQSGRKERIIKGSGRSAFEYNRLVNDFENMSKNMNEMAKKSNLAILAI; encoded by the coding sequence ATGCTTAATTTTTTAGAAAATAGAATTCAAAAATCAATTGCTAAAATAGCTAAAAAAAGTATTGTTCATGAAAGTGATATTTTAGAAACTACTCGTGAAATTAAAATGGCTTTATTGGAAGCTGATGTTAATTTAAAAGTAGTTAAAGATTTTATTGCAAATGTAAAAGAGAAAGCATTAAATTCTTCTCTAGTTGGTTCTTTAAATGCTTCACAACAAATGATAAAAATAGTTCATCAAGAATTACAAGATATTTTAGGTGGAAAAGTTCAAGAAATTAATATTCATCACCGTCCTTTTATTATTTTAATGACTGGACTACAAGGATCAGGTAAAACAACAGCTGCTGCTAAATTAGCATATTTTTTGCGTAAAAAAAATTATGTAAATAAACCATTATTAGTAGCTGCTGATATTTATCGTCCAGCTGCAGTACAACAATTAGTTACTTTAGCAAAAAGTATTCAAGTTGATTATTTTGAAAAAGGCATTCAAGAAACACCACAAAACATAGTTAAAGAATCTTTAATTTTTGCACAAAATAATAAAAATGATTTAATTATTATTGATACCGCCGGACGTTTAGCAATTGATGAAAATTTAATGCAAGAATTAAGTGATTTAAAATATATAACAAAACCACACGAAATTTTATTTGTGGCTGATGCCATGAGTGGACAAGATATTCTTAATGTTGCTCAAACTTTTAATGAAAAACTAAAATTAAATGCGGCTATTATAACAAAATTAGATTCAGATGCTAGAGGTGGAGCAGCACTTAGCATAACAAAAATGCTCAATATTCCAATTAAATTTATAGGAACGGGGGAAAAAATTTCTAATTTAGATCTTTTTTATCCTGATAGAATGGCAGATCGTATTTTAGGAATGGGCGATGTTTTATCGTTGATTGAAAAAGCTGAAGAAGTTTTTGATGAACAAGGAGCTAAAAATACCGTTAACAAAATAATGAGTGGTAAATTTGATTTAGATGATTTAATGCAAAATTTAGCACAAATGCGTAAAATGGGCAAAATGAGTAAAATAATTAAAATGATACCTGGTTTAGCTAATAAAATAAGCGATGATAAAATTGAACAAGCAGAAGAAAAATTTAAAACTTATGAAATTTTAATCAATTCTATGACTTTAAAAGAAAGAAAGAATCCTAAATTACTTAGACAAAGTGGCAGAAAAGAAAGAATTATCAAAGGTAGTGGAAGAAGTGCTTTTGAATATAATAGATTAGTTAATGATTTTGAAAATATGTCTAAAAATATGAATGAAATGGCAAAAAAATCAAATCTGGCAATTTTGGCGATCTAG
- a CDS encoding GNAT family N-acetyltransferase, producing MVIANAGITAWTEKAAVIGGVYCLSDYRNNGYGSKVTKALTNFIISKNKTAVLFYHNEIAGKIYQKMGYEIFGILYTIILK from the coding sequence ATTGTAATAGCTAATGCTGGAATTACAGCTTGAACAGAAAAAGCAGCAGTTATCGGCGGAGTATATTGTTTATCTGATTATAGAAATAATGGATATGGTAGTAAAGTAACAAAAGCTTTAACCAATTTTATTATTTCTAAAAATAAAACAGCTGTATTATTTTATCATAACGAAATTGCTGGAAAAATATATCAAAAAATGGGTTATGAAATTTTTGGTATACTATATACTATTATTTTAAAATAG
- the tsaD gene encoding tRNA (adenosine(37)-N6)-threonylcarbamoyltransferase complex transferase subunit TsaD, giving the protein MRILGIETSHDDTSIAILDDNKVIELITISQVDLFKTFGGTIPELSSREHVKNINLIQSILQNKIDLRTIDYIAYTEKPGLIGTLQIGFLFANALSLTLNKPLIPINHLEGHFYSNAIESQINYPSLCLLVSGGHTQLLYIESAHKFMIIGETLDDAVGETFDKVATKLNLGFPGGPIIDKLSQNYTGDYIKLTIPKTENDFDFSFSGLKSQVINLYQNSIDRKEKLDETKLAVSFQKTAVNYLISKVKLAMQKYSFESLVLAGGVSANSLLRSEFLKLSSKSVIPNLKYATDNAAMIACCAYYKLKEN; this is encoded by the coding sequence ATGCGCATATTAGGTATAGAAACAAGTCATGATGATACTTCAATAGCAATATTAGATGATAATAAAGTTATTGAATTAATCACTATTTCACAAGTTGATCTTTTTAAAACTTTCGGTGGTACTATTCCGGAACTATCATCAAGAGAACATGTTAAAAATATAAATTTAATTCAATCCATTTTACAAAATAAGATTGATTTAAGAACAATTGATTATATTGCTTATACTGAAAAACCAGGATTAATAGGAACTTTACAAATAGGTTTTTTATTTGCTAATGCTTTAAGTTTAACTTTAAATAAACCATTAATTCCTATTAATCATTTAGAAGGTCATTTTTATTCTAACGCAATAGAAAGCCAAATAAATTATCCTAGTTTATGTTTATTAGTTTCAGGTGGACACACGCAATTATTATATATAGAAAGTGCTCATAAATTTATGATAATAGGTGAAACTTTAGATGATGCTGTTGGAGAAACTTTTGATAAGGTGGCTACTAAATTAAATTTAGGTTTTCCTGGAGGCCCTATAATCGATAAATTAAGTCAAAATTATACAGGAGACTATATTAAATTAACCATTCCTAAAACTGAAAACGATTTTGATTTTTCTTTCAGCGGTCTTAAATCACAGGTAATAAATCTTTATCAAAATTCCATTGATCGCAAAGAAAAACTTGATGAAACAAAATTAGCCGTTTCTTTTCAAAAAACAGCAGTTAATTATTTAATATCAAAAGTCAAATTAGCAATGCAAAAATATTCTTTTGAATCTTTAGTTCTAGCCGGAGGGGTTAGCGCAAATAGTTTATTGCGCAGTGAGTTTTTAAAATTAAGTTCTAAAAGCGTAATACCAAATTTAAAATATGCTACAGATAATGCCGCGATGATTGCTTGTTGTGCTTATTATAAATTAAAAGAAAATTAA
- the glyA gene encoding serine hydroxymethyltransferase: MKIKDRIIDNIIKLENKRQKKHIELIASENYVSEDVLKATGSILTNKYAEGYPTKRYYGGCEYVDMIEQIAQERLQKLFDVKHVNVQPYSGSTANAAALATLCEPGDKIMGLALSSGGHLTHGYKITFSGKFFNAITYETNEKGLLDYEKIKEIALKEKPKVIITGYSAYSRVINFKKFREIADECGAYLMADIAHIAGLIAAGAHPSPIPYAHIITSTTHKTLRGARGAILMTNDDEIAKKMNRWVFPGFQGGPLVHQIAGKAVAFYEALQPSYKVYIHNVINNAKLFANTFIKKGVTVVSNGTDNHLFIINVYKSYGITGKEAEDLLSHFNITVNKNTVPQDELSPTIASGIRLGTPAMTSRNFTEWVRLAELIDLILKTGKEILTNRILVKMIKKEILIWSKKFPVKKHYL, translated from the coding sequence ATGAAAATTAAAGATCGAATTATTGATAATATTATTAAATTAGAAAATAAAAGACAAAAAAAACATATTGAATTAATAGCTAGTGAAAATTATGTAAGTGAAGATGTTTTAAAAGCCACTGGCTCAATATTAACCAATAAATATGCAGAAGGTTATCCAACAAAACGCTATTATGGTGGTTGTGAATATGTGGATATGATTGAACAAATAGCACAAGAGAGATTACAAAAATTATTTGATGTAAAACATGTTAATGTTCAACCTTATTCTGGATCTACAGCAAATGCAGCTGCTTTAGCTACATTATGTGAACCCGGAGATAAAATAATGGGTTTAGCTTTAAGTTCGGGTGGTCATTTAACTCACGGTTATAAAATAACTTTTAGTGGTAAATTTTTCAATGCTATAACTTATGAAACAAATGAAAAAGGGCTCTTAGATTATGAAAAAATTAAAGAAATAGCTTTAAAAGAAAAACCGAAAGTAATTATTACTGGTTATTCAGCTTATTCAAGAGTTATTAACTTTAAAAAATTCAGAGAAATAGCTGATGAATGCGGCGCTTATTTAATGGCTGATATTGCTCATATAGCAGGTTTAATTGCTGCTGGGGCTCATCCTTCTCCTATTCCTTATGCTCATATAATTACTTCTACAACTCATAAAACTTTAAGAGGGGCTAGAGGTGCTATTCTTATGACAAATGATGATGAGATTGCCAAAAAAATGAATCGTTGAGTATTTCCTGGTTTTCAAGGTGGCCCTTTAGTTCATCAAATAGCTGGTAAAGCAGTAGCTTTTTATGAAGCACTACAACCTTCTTATAAAGTTTATATACACAATGTGATAAATAATGCTAAATTATTTGCTAATACTTTTATAAAAAAAGGAGTCACTGTTGTATCAAATGGCACGGACAATCATCTTTTTATTATAAATGTTTATAAAAGTTATGGAATTACAGGTAAAGAAGCAGAAGATTTATTATCTCATTTTAATATTACCGTAAATAAAAATACTGTTCCACAAGATGAATTAAGTCCTACAATTGCTTCTGGTATAAGACTAGGTACTCCCGCAATGACATCGCGTAATTTTACTGAATGAGTAAGATTGGCAGAGTTAATTGATTTAATTTTAAAAACAGGAAAAGAAATTTTAACAAATAGAATTTTGGTTAAAATGATAAAAAAAGAAATTTTAATTTGATCAAAAAAATTCCCTGTTAAAAAACATTATTTATAA
- a CDS encoding phenylalanine--tRNA ligase subunit beta has protein sequence MLISLKELNKFLPKIKLDLSVETAINNLGYEVESVRSFSDVKGIKFVKILDVYKNPNSKNLNVVKLLSNTGELTIQTVATNVKKDHFAVAFVEGSQKGETVFASKKMANIISQGMLSGFSELGFDSNLLPYDVDDLIILDKKSKISLDDDPIEFFELDDYIFDISTPSNRADINSYYVLALELAAYYQTEFKWFNYQTTWNWDFKSKLKVNKNKANALSFLEIKLNNTFTNLKDQLFLAKHNIEAKNNWAIDVSNLNLIYNGSPTHSYDLDKLNNTKFNCDFYTGKVKILGNKEVQVNNALTIFNENQAVSLASVIGLDNSAISLTSKNIAFEIGSFDSKQIRKTAKEIKLDTLASNQGAKNINSEMVRMGLNFLAYKAKQDKQKISQFINFPKTRKQQFILQNRHKLAIYANVSVKNLNIFNKVEEQLKQIGFQFNKNRILTPLYRSDLNQYEDIIEEYFRFYGYANFTDKEILVSNINIFDNNNIKSVLKKFGYQEIRTFTLISKEKNLFNPFNFEKDIKLNTFVSLEREMIRNSIVPSLLEVAEYNNKRKINQLNFFEIGMINNNVYVCGILSNTNSFYDLKTQINNLLNDDNLTYEIFNDNDYVHPNVSAKILKNNLLIGWIGKINPKYTNLDCWIAEFRIDLNINNQTKNFIAYNNEPLKVIDLTFTLEKNQSIGKVINELKTINDIFDIQQIDSFYKEKEKLNNVTLRISGTTTAINLLNQKYNN, from the coding sequence ATGTTAATTTCTTTAAAAGAATTAAATAAATTTTTGCCTAAAATAAAATTAGATTTGTCTGTAGAAACTGCAATAAATAATTTAGGTTATGAAGTTGAAAGTGTTCGTTCTTTTAGTGATGTAAAAGGGATTAAATTCGTTAAAATTTTAGATGTTTATAAAAATCCTAATTCAAAAAATTTAAATGTGGTTAAACTTTTAAGCAACACTGGAGAACTAACAATTCAAACAGTGGCTACAAACGTAAAAAAAGATCATTTTGCTGTTGCTTTTGTAGAAGGATCACAAAAGGGAGAAACAGTTTTTGCTAGTAAAAAAATGGCTAATATTATTTCTCAAGGAATGTTATCTGGCTTTAGTGAATTAGGTTTTGATAGTAATTTGTTACCTTATGATGTTGATGATTTAATAATATTAGATAAAAAATCTAAAATATCTTTAGATGACGATCCAATCGAATTTTTTGAATTAGATGATTATATTTTTGATATATCTACGCCTTCTAATAGAGCTGATATTAATTCGTATTATGTTTTAGCATTAGAATTAGCTGCTTATTATCAAACAGAATTTAAATGATTTAATTATCAAACTACTTGAAATTGAGATTTTAAAAGCAAATTAAAAGTTAATAAAAATAAAGCAAATGCTTTAAGTTTTTTAGAGATTAAATTAAATAATACATTTACTAATTTAAAAGATCAATTATTTTTAGCAAAACATAATATTGAGGCAAAAAATAATTGAGCTATTGATGTAAGTAATTTAAATTTAATTTATAATGGTAGTCCAACACATTCTTATGATTTAGATAAATTAAATAACACAAAATTTAATTGCGATTTTTACACTGGTAAAGTTAAAATTTTAGGAAATAAAGAAGTTCAAGTTAATAACGCTCTTACTATATTTAATGAAAATCAAGCAGTTTCTTTGGCTTCTGTAATAGGACTTGATAATAGTGCTATTTCTTTAACAAGTAAAAATATTGCTTTTGAAATTGGTTCTTTTGATTCTAAACAAATAAGAAAAACAGCCAAAGAAATTAAATTAGATACTTTAGCTTCAAATCAAGGTGCAAAGAATATTAATTCAGAAATGGTGCGTATGGGACTAAATTTTTTAGCTTATAAAGCAAAACAAGATAAACAAAAAATTAGTCAGTTTATAAATTTTCCAAAAACAAGAAAACAACAATTTATATTACAAAACAGACATAAATTAGCCATTTATGCTAATGTAAGTGTAAAAAATCTTAATATTTTTAATAAAGTGGAAGAACAATTAAAACAAATAGGATTTCAATTTAATAAAAATAGAATATTAACTCCTTTATATAGAAGTGATTTAAATCAATACGAAGATATTATTGAAGAATATTTTAGATTTTATGGTTATGCTAATTTTACTGATAAAGAAATACTTGTTTCTAATATAAATATATTTGATAACAATAATATTAAATCAGTTTTGAAAAAATTTGGCTATCAAGAAATTAGAACATTTACATTAATTAGTAAAGAAAAAAATCTTTTCAATCCCTTTAATTTTGAAAAAGACATAAAATTGAACACTTTCGTTTCTTTAGAAAGAGAAATGATAAGAAATTCAATAGTTCCTTCATTATTAGAAGTTGCTGAATACAATAACAAAAGAAAAATAAACCAGTTAAACTTTTTTGAAATCGGAATGATAAACAATAATGTTTATGTTTGTGGTATATTATCAAATACTAATAGTTTTTATGATTTAAAAACACAAATAAATAACTTATTAAATGATGATAATTTAACTTATGAAATATTTAATGATAACGATTATGTTCATCCTAATGTTTCTGCTAAAATTTTGAAAAATAATTTATTGATAGGTTGAATAGGAAAAATAAACCCTAAATATACTAATTTAGATTGCTGAATAGCAGAATTTAGAATAGATTTAAATATTAATAATCAAACTAAAAATTTTATTGCATATAATAATGAACCTTTAAAAGTTATTGATTTAACTTTTACTTTAGAAAAAAATCAAAGCATAGGTAAAGTAATAAATGAATTAAAAACCATAAACGATATTTTTGATATTCAGCAAATAGATTCTTTTTATAAAGAAAAAGAAAAGTTAAATAATGTAACTTTAAGAATAAGCGGCACTACAACAGCAATTAATTTATTAAATCAAAAATATAATAACTAA
- a CDS encoding uracil-DNA glycosylase yields MMLEHYNNLKIKNSYKKFLNEEFKKEYFVNLINEIKKSEKPVWPTENNWFKALTYCEIQNLKLIIIAQDPYYLPNVADGLAFSSQKEKTPKSLKNIKKEILKDYPDAIFETNSLHSWAKQGVFLWNTIVTVEENKPLSHKNKGWEIFSANLINYILDLNNNLVFLILGNNAKNFMVKYLNQTLLKKIKILEYSHPAPLGYKKTNKAFFNSHCFSQINKLIAPKFIDFSIRKEN; encoded by the coding sequence ATGATGTTAGAACATTACAACAATTTAAAAATCAAAAATAGTTATAAAAAATTTTTAAATGAAGAATTTAAGAAAGAATATTTTGTAAATTTAATCAATGAAATTAAAAAAAGTGAAAAACCTGTTTGACCTACTGAAAATAATTGATTTAAAGCATTAACTTATTGTGAAATTCAAAATTTAAAATTAATAATTATTGCTCAAGACCCTTATTATTTACCTAACGTGGCTGATGGTTTAGCATTTAGTTCTCAAAAAGAAAAAACTCCTAAAAGTTTAAAAAATATTAAAAAAGAAATTTTAAAAGATTATCCTGATGCTATTTTTGAAACTAACAGTTTACATTCTTGGGCAAAACAAGGAGTATTTTTATGAAATACTATAGTAACTGTGGAAGAAAACAAACCTTTAAGTCATAAAAATAAAGGTTGAGAAATTTTTAGTGCTAATTTAATAAATTATATTCTTGATTTAAATAATAATTTAGTATTTTTGATTTTAGGAAATAATGCAAAAAATTTTATGGTTAAATATTTAAATCAAACTTTATTAAAAAAAATAAAAATTTTAGAATATTCACATCCTGCTCCTTTAGGCTACAAAAAAACCAATAAAGCTTTTTTTAATTCTCATTGTTTTAGTCAAATAAATAAATTAATAGCACCCAAATTTATAGATTTTTCAATAAGAAAGGAAAATTAA